One part of the Botrytis cinerea B05.10 chromosome 8, complete sequence genome encodes these proteins:
- the Bcrprd gene encoding Bcrprd: protein MSTVLRTPSLADRCEGSRSTKEIDLILEGRNSKWDLRLPVNTFESPKERNLRYRSREEECVKKIVAQIKFLYFQYPEGLFDALETFDRQAHTLYGGWVLKVKADRGVLPDRTRHRPRPITSDERRKLQEELLKVLDLKYEVTASRSRQGGSSRAYTPIRSIGKTPKPDDSPLAFPLNSARKMDGKHLLDPFPSIDTSIKKAKVPEVKSSGYEGPSRVPMSQWNLSKPQFTETHQQTTVPLKGNRNSNWNTSFTTNASTIFSQEYSSTLVNTQATEPEPEPIMKLRIEPYSSDDQESNAQSSDFGSSFDAVEAERVCQVTESFGVNMSSQAGPQYEVAGDMVDDTEQEIANEMFNQAMDVPIQKETEKCLNDILPILPRCLEEAPFFVSYEITRVFLFVEVSMVEFTLPYAKEWKQYDKLWNMLKALPILQNKKFPERCGANVWDVAMKGYIRGFNGVVFTAALLENKKEPGPLLSFQLKPMRLDLTHRLERRFGSDRFFEIAIPHLESRKNGSAMSKSDPDAWNALKSWLVNGDHQLLGRTYKSYFLKCGERKKKSTLKSDTKEDSSAIPYRAFLFATDGHRFVKRSRMRNPAPNVLVRMTVEELLNCIRPTSENDHQPYMKLFARTALVVSRNRATVTVEETQIRRKEDIRNPDVNDPSKTYVMTDGAGRMSLALARKIVLKLELAYIPSAFQGRFGQAKGLWIVDRTQDIENDWIELYGEQCKWKRGKKGSHDYGHPSHRTFEVVGHSAPLKTADLNTQLLPILMHQATNPKTMENAIVGALKEGLKQSLEELRSALNSPQELRCWNRLTNSSLQDRVKNGTLQWLGGLPTKNEDKLNLLLDAGFDPRRLQYVMDLVKKSFDMKCAELKERLNITVAKSTKVYMVPDFWGVLEPNEVHLDFSSFVDNETGLSDIQLEDMDVLVARNPAHYPSDIQRVTAVNKHELRHLKDVIVFSTKGYPALADKLSGGDYDGDIAWVCWDRAIVESFANADVPKVPDLVEEGYIEQDKTTYAQLTKGSSDPTNKFLNASFDFNMCQSMLGQCTAWKEDIEYKIGDLDKPEITFLSTLLSNLVDQGKQGYIFTEQHFRKVKKHITASVGAPHKPAYKFKNPSEREKLKGHILDKMTNVVEVQTDIFLDELRTSISPPPPQYDSTLAQFYKDQRIKAKVRIGENVTLEESETAADWKLLLDQLDEDIARVKTKWNGSLRRTPSKRLTSDDDESRPDFAPIRDSCFEEFCAIKPLENSKLIPAWPDQDFESKSGTWALLRASALYAIYEPKRNYSDKIRTFPWWMAGFQLALMKAKQNGSVPVEGSMYAMLKANTGFVKQLRAYEGVGMGSLDEEIESEVKVDDDDDFS from the exons ATGTCTACTGTATTGAGGACACCAAGTTTGGCAGACAGATGCGAGGGGAGCCGCAGCACAAAAGAAATCGATCTCATTCTTGAGGGTCGCAATTCTAAATGGGACTTGAGGCTTCCGGTTAACACATTCGAGTCACCCAAGGAGCGCAACTTAAGATACAGATCAAGAGAGGAGGAATGTGTGAAGAAGATTGTGGCCCAAATCAAGTTTCTCTATTTTCAATACCCCGAGGGACTGTTTGATGCTCTTGAAACATTCGATAGGCAAGCTCACACGCTATATGGTGGATGGGTCTTGAAAGTTAAAGCTGATCGAGGCGTTTTACCTGACAGGACTCGCCATAGGCCACGCCCAATAACATCTGACGAACGAAGGAAACTACAAGAAGAACTTCTGAAAGTTCTAGACCTCAAATACGAAGTCACAGCAAGTCGGTCGCGTCAGGGTGGCTCGTCGAGAGCTTACACGCCTATCCGCTCAATTGGGAAAACGCCAAAGCCTGACGATAGTCCTCTTGCTTTTCCGCTCAACTCCGCTAGGAAAATGGACGGCAAACATCTCCTCGATCCATTTCCTAGTATCGATACAAGTATCAAGAAGGCAAAAGTACCGGAAGTCAAGTCGTCTGGCTACGAAGGCCCCTCTAGGGTTCCAATGTCGCAATGGAATCTATCAAAGCCCCAATTCACAGAGACACATCAACAAACAACGGTGCCGCTAAAAGGCAATAGAAACTCAAATTGGAATACAAGTTTTACGACAAACGCATCCACCATATTCTCACAGGAGTATAGTAGCACACTCGTTAACACCCAAGCTACCGAGCCAGAACCGGAGCCGATAATGAAATTACGGATAGAACCTTACTCATCTGATGATCAAGAGTCGAACGCACAAAGCTCTGATTTCGGTAGTAGTTTTGATGCTGTAGAAGCCGAGAGGGTGTGCCAGGTGACGGAAAGTTTTGGTGTCAATATGTCGTCGCAAGCTGGACCTCAGTATGAAGTGGCTGGTGACATGGTTGATGACACAGAGCAGGAAATAGCCAATGAGATGTTCAATCAGGCCATGGATGTTCCAATCCAAAAAGAAACGGAAAAGTGCTTGAACGACATACTGC CGATATTACCACGTTGCCTGGAAGAGGCCCCTTTTTTTGTCAGTTATGAAATCACTCGCGTTTTTCTATTCGTCGAGGTTTCCATGGTCGAGTTCACATTGCCATACGCTAAAGAGTGGAAACAATATGACAAACTCTGGAATATGTTGAAAGCCCTTCCTATTCTCCAGAATAAAAAGTTTCCGGAAAGATGTGGAGCGAATGTTTGGGATGTTGCTATGAAAGGATACATTCGAGGTTTTAATGGAGTGGTCTTTACCGCTGCTTTgcttgaaaataaaaaggagcCGGGGCCCCTACTCTCGTTTCAGCTAAAACCTATGAGATTGGATTTGACTCACCGTCTCGAGCGAAGATTCGGTAGTGATAGGTTTTTTGAAATTGCGATACCCCACTTGGAGAGTAGAAAAAACGGTTCCGCGATGTCAAAATCAGATCCCGATGCGTGGAACGCCTTGAAGTCTTGGCTGGTGAATGGGGATCATCAACTTCTGGGCAGAACATACAAGtcatattttttgaaatgcggcgaaaggaagaagaagagcacTTTGAAGTCGGACACTAAGGAGGATAGTTCTGCTATACCCTATCGTGCCTTCCTCTTTGCGACTGATGGCCATCGTTTCGTCAAGAGAAGTAGAATGAGAAATCCCGCGCCCAATGTCCTTGTTCGTATGACAGTCGAGGAGCTATTGAATTGCATAAGACCAACCTCGGAGAATGACCACCAACCATATATGAAGCTGTTTGCGAGAACCGCTTTAGTTGTTTCTAGGAATCGGGCAACTGTTACTGTTGAAGAGACTCAGATTCGACGCAAAGAGGATATTAGAAATCCGGATGTAAACGATCCCAGCAAGACTTACGTTATGACAGATGGTGCCGGTAGAATGTCGTTAGCTTTGGCTAGGAAGATAGTGCTCAAACTCGAGTTGGCATACATACCATCAGCATTTCAGGGAAGATTTGGTCAAGCAAAAGGCCTTTGGATTGTTGATCGTACCCAGGATATCGAAAACGATTGGATTGAACTATATGGCGAACAATGCAAATGGAAACGTGGAAAAAAGGGCAGTCATGACTATGGTCACCCTTCCCATCGCACTTTTGAAGTTGTGGGACATTCTGCTCCATTGAAGACGGCGGATCTTAACACTCagcttcttccaattctcaTGCATCAAGCCACAAATCCAAAGACGATGGAAAATGCAATTGTGGGTGCACTGAAAGAAGGATTAAAACAATCGTTGGAAGAACTGAGAAGTGCTTTAAATTCTCCTCAAGAACTTCGATGTTGGAATCGACTCACaaattcttctctccaagaCAGGGTCAAAAATGGTACTCTTCAATGGCTTGGAGGTTTACCCACAAAGAATGAAGATAAGCTTAATCTGCTTCTTGATGCTGGTTTTGATCCCCGAAGACTGCAGTATGTCATGGATTTGGTCAAGAAATCTTTCGATATGAAATGCGCAGAATTGAAGGAACGCCTCAATATCACTGTCGCTAAATCCACCAAAGTATACATGGTTCCGGACTTTTGGGGTGTCTTGGAGCCTAATGAGGTTCATTTGGATTTCTCGAGCTTTGTGGATAACGAAACTGGATTATCTGATATTCAActggaagatatggatgTGCTCGTTGCTAGAAACCCTGCTCATTACCCTAGCGATATTCAACGAGTCACTGCCGTTAACAAACACGAATTAAGGCATCTTAAAGATGTTATTGTCTTCTCTACTAAAGGATATCCAGCTTTAGCCGATAAACTATCAGGTGGTGATTATGATGGAGATATTGCATGGGTTTGTTGGGATCGTGCTATTGTTGAAAGTTTCGCCAATGCAGATGTTCCCAAAGTCCCGGATCTTGTCGAAGAGGGTTACATTGAGCAAGACAAAACTACTTACGCACAGTTAACTAAGGGCTCTTCTGATCCCACGAACAAATTTCTGAATGCCAGCTTTGACTTTAATATGTGTCAAAGTATGCTTGGTCAATGTACAGCTTGGAAGGAAGACATTGAGTACAAGATTGGTGATCTTGATAAGCCAGAAATCACATTCTTGTCAACTTTGCTTAGCAATTTGGTTGATCAGGGGAAGCAAGGTTACATTTTCACAGAGCAGCATTTCCGCAAGGTTAAAAAGCATATAACTGCAAGTGTGGGTGCACCTCACAAGCCAGCATACAAGTTTAAAAATCCAAGTGAGAGGGAAAAGCTTAAAGGTCATATTCTTGATAAAATGACGAATGTGGTTGAGGTACAAACTGACATATTTCTTGATGAGCTTCGCACAAGCATCAgtcctcctccacctcaaTATGATTCCACTTTGGCTCAATTCTACAAGGATCAAAGAATCAAGGCAAAAGTAAGGATAGGCGAAAATGTAACATTGGAGGAAAGCGAAACAGCAGCTGATTGGAAACTTCTTCTCGATCAATTGGATGAGGATATCGCTAGAGTCAAAACTAAATGGAATGGTTCTCTCAGAAGAACTCCATCTAAAAGACTTACCTCTGACGATGATGAGTCCCGACCCGATTTTGCACCAATTCGAGATTCATGCTTTGAAGAATTCTGCGCCATCAAACCTCTTGAAAACAGCAAATTGATTCCAGCATGGCCAGATCAAGACTTCGAATCGAAATCGGGAACGTGGGCACTTTTGAGAGCAAGTGCTCTCTATGCTATATACGAACCAAAGAGAAATTATAGCGATAAGATACGAACGTTCCCATGGTGGATGGCGGGGTTTCAGCTTGCGCTGATGAAAGCGAAGCAGAATGGATCGGTTCCCGTGGAGGGGTCTATGTATGCGATGTTGAAAGCGAATACGGGGTTTGTGAAGCAGTTGAGGGCGTATGAGGGTGTGGGGATGGGGAGTTTGGATGAGGAAATTGAGAGTGAGGTTaaggttgatgatgatgatgatttttcATGA
- the Bcrprd gene encoding Bcrprd, protein MSTVLRTPSLADRCEGSRSTKEIDLILEGRNSKWDLRLPVNTFESPKERNLRYRSREEECVKKIVAQIKFLYFQYPEGLFDALETFDRTRHRPRPITSDERRKLQEELLKVLDLKYEVTASRSRQGGSSRAYTPIRSIGKTPKPDDSPLAFPLNSARKMDGKHLLDPFPSIDTSIKKAKVPEVKSSGYEGPSRVPMSQWNLSKPQFTETHQQTTVPLKGNRNSNWNTSFTTNASTIFSQEYSSTLVNTQATEPEPEPIMKLRIEPYSSDDQESNAQSSDFGSSFDAVEAERVCQVTESFGVNMSSQAGPQYEVAGDMVDDTEQEIANEMFNQAMDVPIQKETEKCLNDILPILPRCLEEAPFFVSYEITRVFLFVEVSMVEFTLPYAKEWKQYDKLWNMLKALPILQNKKFPERCGANVWDVAMKGYIRGFNGVVFTAALLENKKEPGPLLSFQLKPMRLDLTHRLERRFGSDRFFEIAIPHLESRKNGSAMSKSDPDAWNALKSWLVNGDHQLLGRTYKSYFLKCGERKKKSTLKSDTKEDSSAIPYRAFLFATDGHRFVKRSRMRNPAPNVLVRMTVEELLNCIRPTSENDHQPYMKLFARTALVVSRNRATVTVEETQIRRKEDIRNPDVNDPSKTYVMTDGAGRMSLALARKIVLKLELAYIPSAFQGRFGQAKGLWIVDRTQDIENDWIELYGEQCKWKRGKKGSHDYGHPSHRTFEVVGHSAPLKTADLNTQLLPILMHQATNPKTMENAIVGALKEGLKQSLEELRSALNSPQELRCWNRLTNSSLQDRVKNGTLQWLGGLPTKNEDKLNLLLDAGFDPRRLQYVMDLVKKSFDMKCAELKERLNITVAKSTKVYMVPDFWGVLEPNEVHLDFSSFVDNETGLSDIQLEDMDVLVARNPAHYPSDIQRVTAVNKHELRHLKDVIVFSTKGYPALADKLSGGDYDGDIAWVCWDRAIVESFANADVPKVPDLVEEGYIEQDKTTYAQLTKGSSDPTNKFLNASFDFNMCQSMLGQCTAWKEDIEYKIGDLDKPEITFLSTLLSNLVDQGKQGYIFTEQHFRKVKKHITASVGAPHKPAYKFKNPSEREKLKGHILDKMTNVVEVQTDIFLDELRTSISPPPPQYDSTLAQFYKDQRIKAKVRIGENVTLEESETAADWKLLLDQLDEDIARVKTKWNGSLRRTPSKRLTSDDDESRPDFAPIRDSCFEEFCAIKPLENSKLIPAWPDQDFESKSGTWALLRASALYAIYEPKRNYSDKIRTFPWWMAGFQLALMKAKQNGSVPVEGSMYAMLKANTGFVKQLRAYEGVGMGSLDEEIESEVKVDDDDDFS, encoded by the exons ATGTCTACTGTATTGAGGACACCAAGTTTGGCAGACAGATGCGAGGGGAGCCGCAGCACAAAAGAAATCGATCTCATTCTTGAGGGTCGCAATTCTAAATGGGACTTGAGGCTTCCGGTTAACACATTCGAGTCACCCAAGGAGCGCAACTTAAGATACAGATCAAGAGAGGAGGAATGTGTGAAGAAGATTGTGGCCCAAATCAAGTTTCTCTATTTTCAATACCCCGAGGGACTGTTTGATGCTCTTGAAACATTCGATAG GACTCGCCATAGGCCACGCCCAATAACATCTGACGAACGAAGGAAACTACAAGAAGAACTTCTGAAAGTTCTAGACCTCAAATACGAAGTCACAGCAAGTCGGTCGCGTCAGGGTGGCTCGTCGAGAGCTTACACGCCTATCCGCTCAATTGGGAAAACGCCAAAGCCTGACGATAGTCCTCTTGCTTTTCCGCTCAACTCCGCTAGGAAAATGGACGGCAAACATCTCCTCGATCCATTTCCTAGTATCGATACAAGTATCAAGAAGGCAAAAGTACCGGAAGTCAAGTCGTCTGGCTACGAAGGCCCCTCTAGGGTTCCAATGTCGCAATGGAATCTATCAAAGCCCCAATTCACAGAGACACATCAACAAACAACGGTGCCGCTAAAAGGCAATAGAAACTCAAATTGGAATACAAGTTTTACGACAAACGCATCCACCATATTCTCACAGGAGTATAGTAGCACACTCGTTAACACCCAAGCTACCGAGCCAGAACCGGAGCCGATAATGAAATTACGGATAGAACCTTACTCATCTGATGATCAAGAGTCGAACGCACAAAGCTCTGATTTCGGTAGTAGTTTTGATGCTGTAGAAGCCGAGAGGGTGTGCCAGGTGACGGAAAGTTTTGGTGTCAATATGTCGTCGCAAGCTGGACCTCAGTATGAAGTGGCTGGTGACATGGTTGATGACACAGAGCAGGAAATAGCCAATGAGATGTTCAATCAGGCCATGGATGTTCCAATCCAAAAAGAAACGGAAAAGTGCTTGAACGACATACTGC CGATATTACCACGTTGCCTGGAAGAGGCCCCTTTTTTTGTCAGTTATGAAATCACTCGCGTTTTTCTATTCGTCGAGGTTTCCATGGTCGAGTTCACATTGCCATACGCTAAAGAGTGGAAACAATATGACAAACTCTGGAATATGTTGAAAGCCCTTCCTATTCTCCAGAATAAAAAGTTTCCGGAAAGATGTGGAGCGAATGTTTGGGATGTTGCTATGAAAGGATACATTCGAGGTTTTAATGGAGTGGTCTTTACCGCTGCTTTgcttgaaaataaaaaggagcCGGGGCCCCTACTCTCGTTTCAGCTAAAACCTATGAGATTGGATTTGACTCACCGTCTCGAGCGAAGATTCGGTAGTGATAGGTTTTTTGAAATTGCGATACCCCACTTGGAGAGTAGAAAAAACGGTTCCGCGATGTCAAAATCAGATCCCGATGCGTGGAACGCCTTGAAGTCTTGGCTGGTGAATGGGGATCATCAACTTCTGGGCAGAACATACAAGtcatattttttgaaatgcggcgaaaggaagaagaagagcacTTTGAAGTCGGACACTAAGGAGGATAGTTCTGCTATACCCTATCGTGCCTTCCTCTTTGCGACTGATGGCCATCGTTTCGTCAAGAGAAGTAGAATGAGAAATCCCGCGCCCAATGTCCTTGTTCGTATGACAGTCGAGGAGCTATTGAATTGCATAAGACCAACCTCGGAGAATGACCACCAACCATATATGAAGCTGTTTGCGAGAACCGCTTTAGTTGTTTCTAGGAATCGGGCAACTGTTACTGTTGAAGAGACTCAGATTCGACGCAAAGAGGATATTAGAAATCCGGATGTAAACGATCCCAGCAAGACTTACGTTATGACAGATGGTGCCGGTAGAATGTCGTTAGCTTTGGCTAGGAAGATAGTGCTCAAACTCGAGTTGGCATACATACCATCAGCATTTCAGGGAAGATTTGGTCAAGCAAAAGGCCTTTGGATTGTTGATCGTACCCAGGATATCGAAAACGATTGGATTGAACTATATGGCGAACAATGCAAATGGAAACGTGGAAAAAAGGGCAGTCATGACTATGGTCACCCTTCCCATCGCACTTTTGAAGTTGTGGGACATTCTGCTCCATTGAAGACGGCGGATCTTAACACTCagcttcttccaattctcaTGCATCAAGCCACAAATCCAAAGACGATGGAAAATGCAATTGTGGGTGCACTGAAAGAAGGATTAAAACAATCGTTGGAAGAACTGAGAAGTGCTTTAAATTCTCCTCAAGAACTTCGATGTTGGAATCGACTCACaaattcttctctccaagaCAGGGTCAAAAATGGTACTCTTCAATGGCTTGGAGGTTTACCCACAAAGAATGAAGATAAGCTTAATCTGCTTCTTGATGCTGGTTTTGATCCCCGAAGACTGCAGTATGTCATGGATTTGGTCAAGAAATCTTTCGATATGAAATGCGCAGAATTGAAGGAACGCCTCAATATCACTGTCGCTAAATCCACCAAAGTATACATGGTTCCGGACTTTTGGGGTGTCTTGGAGCCTAATGAGGTTCATTTGGATTTCTCGAGCTTTGTGGATAACGAAACTGGATTATCTGATATTCAActggaagatatggatgTGCTCGTTGCTAGAAACCCTGCTCATTACCCTAGCGATATTCAACGAGTCACTGCCGTTAACAAACACGAATTAAGGCATCTTAAAGATGTTATTGTCTTCTCTACTAAAGGATATCCAGCTTTAGCCGATAAACTATCAGGTGGTGATTATGATGGAGATATTGCATGGGTTTGTTGGGATCGTGCTATTGTTGAAAGTTTCGCCAATGCAGATGTTCCCAAAGTCCCGGATCTTGTCGAAGAGGGTTACATTGAGCAAGACAAAACTACTTACGCACAGTTAACTAAGGGCTCTTCTGATCCCACGAACAAATTTCTGAATGCCAGCTTTGACTTTAATATGTGTCAAAGTATGCTTGGTCAATGTACAGCTTGGAAGGAAGACATTGAGTACAAGATTGGTGATCTTGATAAGCCAGAAATCACATTCTTGTCAACTTTGCTTAGCAATTTGGTTGATCAGGGGAAGCAAGGTTACATTTTCACAGAGCAGCATTTCCGCAAGGTTAAAAAGCATATAACTGCAAGTGTGGGTGCACCTCACAAGCCAGCATACAAGTTTAAAAATCCAAGTGAGAGGGAAAAGCTTAAAGGTCATATTCTTGATAAAATGACGAATGTGGTTGAGGTACAAACTGACATATTTCTTGATGAGCTTCGCACAAGCATCAgtcctcctccacctcaaTATGATTCCACTTTGGCTCAATTCTACAAGGATCAAAGAATCAAGGCAAAAGTAAGGATAGGCGAAAATGTAACATTGGAGGAAAGCGAAACAGCAGCTGATTGGAAACTTCTTCTCGATCAATTGGATGAGGATATCGCTAGAGTCAAAACTAAATGGAATGGTTCTCTCAGAAGAACTCCATCTAAAAGACTTACCTCTGACGATGATGAGTCCCGACCCGATTTTGCACCAATTCGAGATTCATGCTTTGAAGAATTCTGCGCCATCAAACCTCTTGAAAACAGCAAATTGATTCCAGCATGGCCAGATCAAGACTTCGAATCGAAATCGGGAACGTGGGCACTTTTGAGAGCAAGTGCTCTCTATGCTATATACGAACCAAAGAGAAATTATAGCGATAAGATACGAACGTTCCCATGGTGGATGGCGGGGTTTCAGCTTGCGCTGATGAAAGCGAAGCAGAATGGATCGGTTCCCGTGGAGGGGTCTATGTATGCGATGTTGAAAGCGAATACGGGGTTTGTGAAGCAGTTGAGGGCGTATGAGGGTGTGGGGATGGGGAGTTTGGATGAGGAAATTGAGAGTGAGGTTaaggttgatgatgatgatgatttttcATGA